Below is a genomic region from Fulvia fulva chromosome 5, complete sequence.
GATAGAGGCGGTATTCCAGGCTTCGTGGTGTCCTATGGTATTGCTTTGCGAGCAGCAAAACAGGCTTGCATGACATGCCAATTGCTTGTTGACATTGCTGACCAACGGTGCCACTGCGTCTCGATCCCATGGTCACCCAAGCAAGGTTCTTTCCATCAATGTGTTCAAATCGAACTATACTGGCACACGATGACCGACGAGGCCTGGGATAGTCTCATCAGTCTCGTGATCGTGATATGGGATTGTGGAGAGACTTCGTTCGACCTATGCAAGCCAGAAGGTGCGTGGCAGGCGAACCTGACATACATTGCGTTGACATGATGATCAACAGGAGGCGCAATACCGCTACCGCTGCGTCCAGTGTATGGTGAAGTGCACGCCGACCCTTTGGGCCCCGCCGCAGTGACACTGTACCGGCGATGGCTGCATGACTGCGCGTCCGAACACCCAGCATGCCCTGACACCACCAGTGCGCCATTACCAACCCGTGTGCTCGACGTACGATCTGGCTCAGCGACTGGCGACGTCAAGCTGAAATGCACAAATCATGAGCGCGGCGACTTCATCGCTCTATCATACTGCTGGGGCGGCGTTGTCCCGCTTCGGACGCTGTCAACTAACTTTGCCAGCCGTATAGAACGCATTCGCTGGCATGATTTGCCCAGGACCTTCCAGGACGTAGTGCAGCTCGCGCGGCAGCTCGAGATACCATACATCTGGATAGATGCACTATGTATCATTCAGGATTCTGCCGAGGACTGGGCAACGGAATCTGCAAAAATGGCCGAGATCTACGGCAATGCTTCCATTGTCGGGATCGCGGCTGCTGCGCCCAGTCCCAACACCGGATTTCTAGGTATGAGAGAGAACCATGTCTGGGAGCAAGTGACTTTCGGACCACCAGCTGATGAACGCTGCCTTTTGCTAAGAGAGACTTGCGAACACAGCGCGAACATGGACCCCGGATCCAAGCTAGCAGTGTCAGATCGTGGTTGGTGTCTTCAAGAAAGACTGATGGGCCAGCGAACTTTGATCTTTCGACAAGAAGAGGTCGTCTGGGAGTGTCGTCAAGGCTATCGGTGTGAGTGTAGCTCTGCTGAAAACGGCTATCAATCGCTACCGGTATATCAAAATCGCGGCAGCGTGCTACCTACGCCACAACGGTATCCGCGCGACACCAGCACGAATCTGTTCGAGTCGTGCTCCCAAGCCTATGACTTTTGGAGAAACGCGATACAAGAATACACGCAGCGTCTGATGACCAAGGCTACGGATCGTCTTCCAGCCATTTCAGCGCTTACCAAAGTCATTGGAGAAGACACAGGCGATGAATATATCGCGGGACTGTGGAAGAACGATATCCTCCATGGCCTTCTATGGACAGTCCACTAAGATTCTGTGCCAATGTCGAATATTAAGGAGTTTGTTGCACCGAGCTGGAGCTGGGCCCGACAGCCTCAGCGTCGAGTCTTCTGCTCGGCAGTAGTCGAGGCATATAGGATCCGACCGACTGATCCTGAGCTGTACTGTGACGCCAGTTTAGTGGGCTATGGCGCTGTCACGGCCAATGTCAACAGATTTGGCGCCATCGAGAGTGCTTACCTCATCGTGAAGGCGTACTACTGCGACGTCGAGATGTCCGTTGTTAACTCTGACCGGACACACCGGCTCAGGGTCGCCATCACCGGCGCTAATATATCAGGCATTGACCCGCCTCGGACTGTCTTCGACACAGAGACTGTGGAGAGCGTCGCTATGGTGACCCCTTCTGGAAACACTGTACAAACATTGCAACGTTCCAACTTGTCCAAACAAGAGCCGTGCTCAGGTACAGTCCGTCTGCTTTGGCTGTTGCCGAAGACTTGCTTGGTACTTGCCTTTTCATCACGCGAAGAAGGAGCCTTTGAGAGGTTGGGGCTGTATGAGGATACTGCTGGACCACGAGTGCCGGCGCGGCTGAGGATGAGGGTGCCTGAGACGTTTGGAGGTGGACTGAAGTATGGAGAGACGAGGCTGATTTGAACTGAGTTCCAAGGGTTGAACATCTAGCATCGCGCGAGCGCTTCATGCAGGTCGCTATGTCTACGCATAGCTTCAGCACGCCGGCATGTTCAAGCAACGGAGTCTGTAGCGAAGACGGCGACGCGCTGGGCGGCAAACGAACTTTGTCAGCAACCTTCGTTCCTTCTTGGCTCATCAGGGCTTGATCCCAACGCAGGTAGGACGAAAGCAGATACATCACCGGGCAATGACTATGGAGAGCGGCTGCACTTTCGACCGACCAATCTGGGATTTGTAGAATTTCCCTGCGAGCTTATTGGCACCTTCCATATCGAACGACATTTCATCTACAGAAGCGCTCAATTCGGCATTTTTTTCGACTTCTCAACTCAAAACCACTTTCGACATGCAGGAACCGATATCAAGACCCGTCCTCGGGAAGGTGGACACCGAGACCGATGTCGAGCCGTAGCCAAGCCTTGCCGGCTCACACGCCAATATGTCAACGGTCCCGTATCGCCAATCGTCACTTTCTCGGGGGTCCATCTTCACGTTTCGATGAGACAGGATGGTGGACCGATCCATGTGCTCCATGTGCCAAGCACGGCTTCACATGGAGGTTATTAGGGCTCTGGCCGACCTACCGAAGACTTCAACTCATCCTTCCCTCACTTCACCACCGCAGCAATGCAGTCGCTCACTTTGCTGCTTGCAGCATTCGCTCCTTCGGTACTGTCGAAAGTCATTGAGGTGACAGATGCCTTGCCTGATGGCGCTGTGCCGTTCGTGGTGAGACACCTCGAGGGCCCGAAAGTGCTGCTCGCGGACGATGTCTTCAGGACTCTGGCCGACACCAAGAACACCATCAGTGGCAGTGCGAATGCGGTTGCAGCTGGTTTTAGCATGCTGCTGACCAACGGCAAGCCAAACGACGCTGTGCCGCCTCATTACGTGCGTATCGACGCTCAAACTGCTTCACATGCTCCACTCACAACCATCACAGCACGTTCACTGGCATGAGACCTTCCTGCCCATGACCGGCACAGTTCGAGTCTGGGCCAATGGCAAACCACGCGATCTCGGCGCAGGCGACTTCGCCATGGTGCCTGGCTATGCCAACCACTCCTACCAATTCGTGGCCGAGGAAACAGAATTCCTCGGCATGATCCAACCAGCAGGCTTCGACGAGTTCTTCCAGAAAGTCAGCACTCAATGGAATCCAGAATACAATGTCCCTTTCCCTGCAGACCAAGGCATCGCGTTTCCTGCGGCGACTTTTGCGCAGTATGCCAAGGCCTACGATACAGTATCAACCAGGTCAACATGATGCAGAATGAGATTGGCGCTTGTGATGCGGACTGGCATGCGAGTAACTCGACTTTACCAGCAAATTCCACCACGCCGTACTTCTTGGCCAACGGTGCGGGTCCTCACTACTGGTATGAGCAGAGCGGCGCTGTTATCTCTCCTCTGGCCACCACTGTTCAGACCAATGGCAATTTCACGATCTCGCAAGTCAGCATGCGGAAGACCGCCGCCAACGCCACTGTACGATCGTGGGCGAGCAAGGGGCACCAGTTCATCTACGGCATGAGGGGTGAGGTGACCTTCGGTGTTGAGGGCGAGGATGTCAAGCTCATTGCCGGTGACTCGCTGTTCATTCCGGCGTACACGAACGTTACCATCAAGTCGAGTGTGAACTACAACAAGTTCTTGTGGTGCTCTGGTGGTGCAGATGATGTGGATAGCCAGATGATCAAGCAGGGTGTTAGCTGGGCCTACTCTACGCCACCGGCACATTGAGGTTAAGATAGGGTCTGGAGCGAATTGTGATACCATGAGTGGTAGTGTATGGTGACTATGACTTCGATCGTTCACCACACCATTGTGCTCCCTCCTCCATCTATAAACACATCTCGATCCTCACGGTGGGGCGTTGTAGTTCACCCAGATGTCAATGTCGGTGTTAGTCTCCAGTCGATATGACCCTGTGGCATTGCGTCAGAGCCACCACTCGATCTCTGGACATATTGACATACCTTTCACCAGTCTGTCAGTAGTAGACCCATCCATAATATGGCCGACAGCATTCGCAATCTCGATACTACATTGCTCTCAGCTTAGCGCACTTTACGGTCCATCTCGTCTTCAGCCGCCACCTGCTTCACCCGCTTCACTTTGTCATGGAATCGCCGTAGAATCGTCTTTGGCTTCGCGATTCACTACGCCGCCAAGGGCAGGTGACAAAGTTGATTGCCGCCGAGCGCTTCGACTTGTCATTGAAGCAAAGGCCTTTGCTTAAACGTGCGGGCGTGTAGCTCAGTAGCAAGGCCAAGGCCGCACCAATATAGTCGAGCTTATAGCGCGTCGAGCCCTTGGTTATGCGCCCGTTGGACAGCATTTCCAGAAGTCAAGTCAAGACCTCAGCCGGCAACGTACTTTATCACCAGCCCTCGCGCCAACATTGGCCCTTCCCCACTCGCAGAAGATGTCGTAGTCGGAGACACCGTCAACAACACACTCGTTGTTCCCTTTCGCTATGATTTGCTCGTTGCATTTAACCACGTCCTCAGCTGGGACGGGAGTGTACCGGTTTTTGCACTTTACTTCGCCGGGCCTGAGAGGTGTGTATAAGACGGAGTCGAGAAGTCTTGCTGTGATGAAGAGGGGGAGGTACATTGTAGCGATTTCTAGGCTGAGTTGTGGCGTCGGGGTGAGATTGACGAGAGGAGGTTGCCAACGTTGGGTTATGGTCTCGATGGGGTGCTGATGTGTATGGTACCTTAACATTGCTGGGCTGCCCACGATTGCTCACTATGACCTTGTGCGTGACATCCTGGTGTGACAATGTCGGGAAGCAATGTCAACGTCGTATGTGATGCAGTCGGGCTCCCGACGTTGTATTGAGGCAGAACGCTCGCGGGAGAACGGATCTCACTTATGGAGAGGCCATCTGCATGAATCGACTTAGGGGCCCGAACATATTGACGGGAGGACGGCTTGTCTGAAAGGCTGGATCGTTGCACTAAAAATGACATTGGAGGTTCTATCGTGTCACCAAGATGTGTGCTTATCTGTTGCGTTGCATGGCTTACAGCAGAAACTCCACCTCGCTTTCAATCTGTTTGCTGCTCTTCCCCAGCATCGCCTTGAAAGTGCCGTGTTCTACTTTCCACTTCTGCGCTACAGTGTCCCAGATGCTCACGTCGCGCCTCTGCAAAGTGAACTCAACAGGCTTGCTTTCACCAGGCTCCAGAAAGACTTTAGAGAACCCTCGCAGCTGCTTGACAGGACTCTTCGCACTCTCCGGGAAGCCCAGATACAGTTGAGCGACCTCAGCGCCGGCAACATCGCCACTGTTTGTGATCTCAGCAGTGAAAATGATGATATCGTCAAAGAGGTCGGCACGACCACCCTCGATGATAGGTCTGACTGCGTAGGTCGAGACATTGCTAGGCAAAGAGGCCATCCTGAGATCTCTGTATAAGAACGTGGTGTATGAC
It encodes:
- a CDS encoding putative beta-glucosidase N, giving the protein MSNAGVRLVDAWIEHSNVQDVLNAGTLGQESGNSLMDVLFGDVNPSGKLVYTIAKNESDYNGEICPCCECDYTEGLYIDYRPFDQADIEPRFPFGYGLSYTTFLYRDLRMASLPSNVSTYAVRPIIEGGRADLFDDIIIFTAEITNSGDVAGAEVAQLYLGFPESAKSPVKQLRGFSKVFLEPGESKPVEFTLQRRDVSIWDTVAQKWKVEHGTFKAMLGKSSKQIESEVEFLL
- a CDS encoding Quercetin 2,3-dioxygenase, encoding MQSLTLLLAAFAPSVLSKVIEVTDALPDGAVPFVVRHLEGPKVLLADDVFRTLADTKNTISGSANAVAAGFSMLLTNGKPNDAVPPHYHVHWHETFLPMTGTVRVWANGKPRDLGAGDFAMVPGYANHSYQFVAEETEFLGMIQPAGFDEFFQKVSTQWNPEYNVPFPADQGIAFPAATFAQYAKAYDTVNMMQNEIGACDADWHASNSTLPANSTTPYFLANGAGPHYWYEQSGAVISPLATTVQTNGNFTISQVSMRKTAANATVRSWASKGHQFIYGMRGEVTFGVEGEDVKLIAGDSLFIPAYTNVTIKSSVNYNKFLWCSGGADDVDSQMIKQGVSWAYSTPPAH